A window from Heterodontus francisci isolate sHetFra1 chromosome 4, sHetFra1.hap1, whole genome shotgun sequence encodes these proteins:
- the srp19 gene encoding signal recognition particle 19 kDa protein, whose protein sequence is MVYMDKTHADKERFICIYPAYINSKKTIAEGRRIPVEKAVENPTFGEIRDVCAAAGLIVAVENKLYPREWNRDVQFRGRIRVQLKNEDGSFCLEQFPTRKSVMLYVAEMIPKLKTRTQKAGGGDQNAQPGEGGKKNKKKKKK, encoded by the exons ATGGTGTACATGGACAAAACCCACGCTGATAAAGAGAG GTTTATTTGCATATATCCAGCATATATAAACAGCAAAAAAACTATAGCAGAAGGAAGAAGAATACCTGTAGAAAAG GCTGTTGAAAACCCAACATTTGGAGAAATTAGAGATGTTTGTGCAGCAGCAGGACTGATTGTGGCTGTAGAG AATAAACTGTACCCACGTGAGTGGAACAGAGATGTACAATTCAGAGGCAGAATACGTGTTCAACTGAAAAATGAAGATGGGTCCTTCTGTTTGGAACAGTTTCCCACGC GTAAATCAGTCATGTTATATGTAGCAGAAATGATTCCAAAACTGAAGACCAGGACCCAGAAGGCTGGAGGAGGCGATCAGAATGCACAGCCAGGGGAAGGTGGCAAGAagaacaagaagaagaagaagaagtga